Below is a window of Pelagicoccus albus DNA.
GCGGCTGAAGTAATGGCTCGCCCTCGCTACTCTGAGCTCGCTGGCTACTTCGCCCTCGATGACGAACGCCTCACCGGCGGTGGCGGTAACCCAGACCTCGACCCATACGAAGCGAAGAACCTCAACATCGCCCTCGAGTACTACTTCAAGGACAATGGTGGCATCGCTTCCGTCGAGTACTTCCGTCGCGATATCGACAACTACATCCTTTCCGTAACGGAAGACGTGGAGCTGTTGAACTTCTCGACTGGCGAAATGGCCACATACTCGGTTAGCTCGCCATTCAACGCTGGTAACGCACTCGTAGACGGTGTGGCCTTCAGCTTCCAAAAGGATCTCGTAGGTGGATTCGGCATCCAAGCCAACTACACTTATGCGGAGTCCGAAACAGTTGACGGATACAACCTGCCTTACCTCTCCAAGGACACTTACAACATCATCCCTTACTGGGAGAAGGGTCCATGGAGCGTTCGTACTAGCTACAGCTGGCGCTCTTCGTTCTTCACCTCGATCGGTCGTATGAACTACCCATTGTTCGCAGACGACTACGCTCAGCTCGACGCGTCGATTGGTTACGAAATCAACGACAAGTGGAAGGCTCAGCTCAACATGTCGAACCTCTTGGATGATACCTACTACTGGTACTACCAGACCGAATACGCTCCAATGGGTGTATACAAGAACGGTCGCAAGTTCGTCCTGAGCTTCTCTTACTCGCTTTAGACTAAGAACCCAAAAGCGGCTTCGGAATCCGCCAGTGAAAACGACTAGCTGGTTTCGGAGCTTTTAAAATCAACCGCCGTCGCTCCTTGCAATTTGGGGCGACGGCGATAATGCAAATAATGACTTCCGCAAAGCACTCAGACCCATCCGGCATCACTACGCTTCCTTTGTCCAAATCCGCCTGGACCTTTCGGAACGCGAAGGAAAGCAAATTCTATCCCGCAACGGTACCGGGCTGCGTGCACACCGACTTGAGAACGGCCGGCCTGATTCCAGATCCTTTTTGGGGGTCGAACGAGCTCGATCTGCGTTGGATCGAAAACGAGGATTGGGTCTACGAAACCGTTTTCCAAGTAGACCTGGAGCAGCTGCAGGGTGAACGGGTCGAACTCGTCGCGGATGGTTTGGATACGATCGCAACCGTTTCCGTAAATGGCCAGGAAGTCGCCAAGACCAACAACATGTTCATCGGATACCGGTGGGATGTGAAGAGTCTGCTGAAAGACGGTTGTAACACTATTTCAATACACTTTGCCAGCTCAGCCGTATACGCTCGCGAGACCCGTACAGACTACGAGGGCGGCGTGCTGAATGACCCGGAAAGTCGCGCTCCGGTCATCCGCAAGGAGCAATGCCAGTTTGGCTGGGACTGGGGGCCACGTTTTGTCACTGCAGGCATCTGGCAGGACATCCGGATCGAATCCGCTCCCGCGAATGTTTTGCGATCTTTCAAGGTCGAACAAGAGCACCGGGAGAATGGCGAGGTGCTTCTTAGCGTAAGTCCTGAAGTAGATGGGCGACTACGTTCCCTCGACTACTCGCTGGAAGTTTCTCTGAACGGAGTTTCCGCTGGCACAGTTGCCAGTCTCGGAAATGGTCGTTTCGAAGTGCTGATCGAAAATCCCGAGCTATGGTGGCCCAACGGACTGGGCTCGCAGCCACTTTACGAAATTTGCCTGAGTGCAACCAGCAAGCAGACAGGCACACCCGCTGGATCTTGCCAAAAGACAATCGGACTGCGCACCATTAAACTCGTGCGGGAGGCCGATGAGGCAGGGGAATCCTTTTATTTTTCCGTGAACGGGAAACCGGTCTTTGCTAAGGGGGCAAACTGGATTCCCGTTCACGCTTTCGTTGCCGGACTGACGCGTGACGACTACGCTCGCGATCTCGAAAGTGCAGCGGCAGCCAACATGAACATGATCCGCGTCTGGGGTGGCGGCATCTACGAAACGGAGGATTTCTACGACCTCTGCGATGAGCTAGGCCTCCTCGTATGGCAGGACTTTATGTTCGCCTGCGCTCACTATCCTGGAGACGCCGCTTTTGTTCGCAGCGTAAAGGAGGAAGCAACGCAACAGGTCAAGCGGCTTCACCACCGAGCGTCTCTCGCCCTCTGGTGCGGCAACAACGAGTCCGAGCTTCTAGCCGCCAAAGCCCTGACCGTTCCGAAAAACCTAAAGGACTATAAACGAGTATTCGAAAAGCTATTACCGGAAGTCGTTTCGAAAAATGATGGCCAAACCGACTACTGGCAATCATCGCCGCATCGTCCTGATGGCGAAAATGGCCACGAGGCTGGTGAAAAGCATGGAGACACGCATTTCTGGGATGTCTGGCATGCCCGTCATCCGGTTAAGTCCTACGAAAAGTGGAACTTCCGCTTCTGTTCCGAATTTGGCATGCAGAGTTACAGCTCGCCTGCGACGAACGCCACCTTCTGTTCCGCTGAGGATAACAACGTCTTTGGCCCGGCCATGGAAAACCACCAGAAGAACTGTGGTGGAAACCAAGTTATCCTCGACTACGTCTCTCGCAGATACCGCTTCCCCAAAAGCCAGGATGACCTGATCTATCTTTCTCAGCTGAATCAGGCCTATTGTATGCAAGTCGGGGTGGAGCACTATCGTCGCCTAATGCCGCATTGCATGGGAGCATTGTATTGGCAATTAAATGACTGCTGGCCGGTCGCATCATGGAGCTCCATCGAATTTACGGGACGCTGGAAGGCTCTGCATTTTATCGCCAAGCGTTTCTTTAGCCCCGCCTTGGTGACGGCTAAAGTGGATGGCGACGAAAGTTGGGGCATTGGCAACTACCGGCACAGCGACATAGAACAGCTTGAACTCTATACTGTTTTCGACGGTGTTCCGAATGCCAAAGGGCTACTGAGCTGGGAGCTGTTTCACGTAAATGGCGAATCCTTGCTGCAAGGGACCAAGCGGGTCAACTTGCGCTATGGAGAGAGCAAGAGCCAAAAGACTTTGAAGCTCGCCAAGCTGCTAAAAAAGCACGGTCGAGATAATCTGTTTATGCGGATCGCTTTGGACAGTGATGATCAACGGCTCAGCGAAGACACTGTATTCTTCACGCCGATACGGTTCGTGGAGTTGCCGAAAGCGGAAACGAAAGTCGCTATACGGAAGCTGAGCAAGACGGAGTTCGAATTGGATTTCACCTCGACCGCTTTCCAGCACCGCTTCGAGTTCGATTTCCCAGGTCTTTGCTGCAAAGCCAGCGACAACTACTTCGAGTTGTACGCCGGAGAAACGAAAACCGTTCAGATCGAATTCCCAGAACCTGTGGCCTTGGGACAGCTGAAGCGGGGAATCAAATACCGCTCCTTGGTCAACACCTACTAAAGCAAAGCCCCGATGAACGCGTCTCTCCCCAAAATACTTTTAGTCCTCTCATTGATAGGAGTCGTTGGTAGTGCCTCCGCCGTGCCGGAACCTTCACCGGCACGGTTCGGAGCCACACCGACCGCATCACAGGTGGAATGGCAAAACATGCAAATGTACGCCTTTGTACATTTCACTATCAACACCTTTACCGACAAGGAATGGGGCTTTGGCGACGAGTCGCCCGAAATGTTCAACCCCACAGATTTTGACGCCCATCAGATCGTCCAGACCATTAAAGATGCTGGCTTGAAGGGTCTTGTGCTCACCGCCAAACATCACGATGGATTTTGTCTCTGGCCAAGCGCCTACACCGAGCACGATATCTCCAACAGTCCGTTTCGTGATGGAGAAGGGGACCTCGTGAGGGAAATTTCCGATGCCTGTCGCGAGGCGGGTATAAAGTTCGGTGTCTACCTTTCGCCCTGGGACCGCAACCATGCTAAGTATGGAGAAAGTGAGTACATCGACTACTATCGGAATCAATTACGCGAGCTTTTGACCAACTACGGACCGATCTTCGAGATATGGTTTGACGGTGCCAACGGCGGCGATGGCTGGTATGGAGGAGCGAACGAGACCCGGAAGATCGACCGTAGCACTTACTACGATTGGGAGAACACTTGGAGTATTGTTCGCGAACTGCAGCCAAATGCCATCATCTTCAGCGACGCAGGTCCTGATGCCCGTTGGATCGGAAACGAGCAAGGCTACGCGGGCGAAACGAGTTGGGCCACCATCAACGTGGGCGACTCTACTCCTGGAAACGCGGATACCAAGCAGTTGGAAAACGGTGACCGCTTCGGCAGCGACTGGATCCCTGGCGAGGTAGATGTATCCATCCGGCCCGGCTGGTTTTACCACGCTAAGGAAGATGCGGAAGTGAAGACGCCCGAGCGACTGCTCGAAATCTACTACGACTCCATCGGCAGAGGAGCGAACTTGATCTTGAATATCGCTCCCGACAGGAGAGGTCGGGTTGCAGATATCGACGTCCAATCGCTGCTCGGCTGGAAGGCTTTGCTCGATGCGACATTCTCTAAGAATCTAGCCTTATCGGCTTCTGTTTCAGCCAGCGATACGAGAGACGTTACGCAACGTTTCGCGGCCAGTAATCTCTTGGACGGAGATCGAAGCACGTATTGGAGTACTCAGGACGAGACGAAACAGGCATCCATCGAACTAAGTTTCGACGAAAT
It encodes the following:
- a CDS encoding beta-mannosidase translates to MTSAKHSDPSGITTLPLSKSAWTFRNAKESKFYPATVPGCVHTDLRTAGLIPDPFWGSNELDLRWIENEDWVYETVFQVDLEQLQGERVELVADGLDTIATVSVNGQEVAKTNNMFIGYRWDVKSLLKDGCNTISIHFASSAVYARETRTDYEGGVLNDPESRAPVIRKEQCQFGWDWGPRFVTAGIWQDIRIESAPANVLRSFKVEQEHRENGEVLLSVSPEVDGRLRSLDYSLEVSLNGVSAGTVASLGNGRFEVLIENPELWWPNGLGSQPLYEICLSATSKQTGTPAGSCQKTIGLRTIKLVREADEAGESFYFSVNGKPVFAKGANWIPVHAFVAGLTRDDYARDLESAAAANMNMIRVWGGGIYETEDFYDLCDELGLLVWQDFMFACAHYPGDAAFVRSVKEEATQQVKRLHHRASLALWCGNNESELLAAKALTVPKNLKDYKRVFEKLLPEVVSKNDGQTDYWQSSPHRPDGENGHEAGEKHGDTHFWDVWHARHPVKSYEKWNFRFCSEFGMQSYSSPATNATFCSAEDNNVFGPAMENHQKNCGGNQVILDYVSRRYRFPKSQDDLIYLSQLNQAYCMQVGVEHYRRLMPHCMGALYWQLNDCWPVASWSSIEFTGRWKALHFIAKRFFSPALVTAKVDGDESWGIGNYRHSDIEQLELYTVFDGVPNAKGLLSWELFHVNGESLLQGTKRVNLRYGESKSQKTLKLAKLLKKHGRDNLFMRIALDSDDQRLSEDTVFFTPIRFVELPKAETKVAIRKLSKTEFELDFTSTAFQHRFEFDFPGLCCKASDNYFELYAGETKTVQIEFPEPVALGQLKRGIKYRSLVNTY
- a CDS encoding alpha-L-fucosidase, translated to MNASLPKILLVLSLIGVVGSASAVPEPSPARFGATPTASQVEWQNMQMYAFVHFTINTFTDKEWGFGDESPEMFNPTDFDAHQIVQTIKDAGLKGLVLTAKHHDGFCLWPSAYTEHDISNSPFRDGEGDLVREISDACREAGIKFGVYLSPWDRNHAKYGESEYIDYYRNQLRELLTNYGPIFEIWFDGANGGDGWYGGANETRKIDRSTYYDWENTWSIVRELQPNAIIFSDAGPDARWIGNEQGYAGETSWATINVGDSTPGNADTKQLENGDRFGSDWIPGEVDVSIRPGWFYHAKEDAEVKTPERLLEIYYDSIGRGANLILNIAPDRRGRVADIDVQSLLGWKALLDATFSKNLALSASVSASDTRDVTQRFAASNLLDGDRSTYWSTQDETKQASIELSFDEMQRFNVVEIAEYIPLGQRIGSLRVSYWNEEEDAWLDFGSAQSIGAQRLIKGALTTTKKVKLTVEDSAACPAVSEIGIYFSPVEFK